The Zonotrichia albicollis isolate bZonAlb1 chromosome 9, bZonAlb1.hap1, whole genome shotgun sequence genome has a window encoding:
- the LOC102069492 gene encoding olfactory receptor 14C36-like encodes MFFFLLNLALADLGCICTTVPKAMHNSLWDTRTISYTGCAAQLFLLIFFLGSELSLLTIMCYDRYVSICKPLHYGTLLGSRACAHMAAAAWASAFLNALMHTANTFSLPLCHGNALGQFFCEIPQILKISCAKSYLRELQLLAVSACLFFGCFMFIVLSYVHIFRAVLRIPSEQGRHKAFSTCLPHLAVVSLFITTAVFSHLKPPSISSPSLDVTLSVLYSVVPPALNPLIYSLRNQELKAAVWKLMTGWFQKQ; translated from the coding sequence atgttcttcttcctgctcaacctggccctcgctgacctgggctgcatctgcaccactgtccccaaagccatgcacaattccctctgggacaccaggaccatctcctacactggatgtgctgctcagctatTTCTGCTCATCTTCTTCCTTGGATcagagctttccctcctgaccatcatgtgctacgaccgctacgtgtccatctgcaaacccctgcactatgggaccctcctgggcagcagagcttgtgcccacatggcagcagctgcctgggccagtgcctttctcaatgctctcatgcacacagccaatacattttctctgcccctgtgccatggcaatgccctgggccagttcttctgtgaaatcccccagatcctcaagatCTCCTGTGCCAAATCATATCTTAGGGAACTTCAGCTTCTTGCTGTTAGTGCCTGTTTATTTTTTGGATGTTTTATGTTCATTGTTTTATCCTATGTGcacatcttcagggctgtgctgaggatcccctctgagcagggacggcacaaagccttttccacctgcctccctcacctggccgtggtctctctGTTCATCACCACTGCTGTGTTTTCTCACTTGAaacccccctccatctcctccccatccctggatgtgaccCTGTCAGTTCtttactcagtggtgcctccagccctgaatcccctcatctacagcctgagaaaccaggagctcaaggctgcagtgtggaaactgatgactggatggtttcagaaacaataa